In the Nitrospirota bacterium genome, one interval contains:
- a CDS encoding cupin domain-containing protein, with translation MKPVGSEKKKHFSLKEAKEFRKRTFVRKRLFETSNIHFNMYCIAPSQQNPLHRHPISDEILYFVEGSGECVVGADRYPVNAGDLVLVSKDVPHSIRNTHASENMVCILVQSPLPCDHVPVEDHGEG, from the coding sequence ATGAAACCGGTCGGAAGTGAGAAGAAAAAGCATTTCAGCCTCAAAGAAGCAAAGGAGTTTCGAAAACGAACCTTTGTACGAAAACGCCTTTTCGAGACCTCCAACATACACTTCAACATGTACTGCATTGCGCCGAGCCAGCAGAATCCGCTACATCGGCACCCCATCTCGGACGAGATCCTTTATTTTGTGGAAGGCAGCGGTGAGTGCGTAGTTGGGGCGGATCGATATCCCGTAAATGCAGGGGACTTGGTCCTGGTCTCGAAAGACGTGCCTCACTCGATTCGCAATACTCACGCCTCCGAGAACATGGTGTGTATCCTGGTCCAATCTCCGCTGCCGTGCGACCATGTGCCAGTGGAGGATCACGGAGAGGGTTGA
- a CDS encoding beta-propeller fold lactonase family protein, which produces MNHITQKDSTCVGLHKIAGWLKHLCSLSFKNATVLFVFLLLSDASAASLAQDARTQNKSPKAVRAFITNFDGDGVSVVDPEHGRLMAHIKTGAKPHGVVIAPDGTAVFVSNEGDGTVSFIDPTKNEVVANIEVGRGPHQIAVSADGRYLFVALNQADAIAVVEVAKREVIKVVAIGRKPHIALRSPDGKTIYVTSEGDMKLVALDPVVWQVTSETSLLAFPRVVVVAPNGKKVYQTIRWLNGALIIDPAKNQVIDRIALCEPKFAVEGKDAHGLALTPDGTQLWLSTQTTNDVTIMDTNDHKILGRVLVGRDPNWIGFTPNGDLAVVSNSGSNDVTVIDVVQQKVVATVKVGPSPKRLAVGAIFTGEGQE; this is translated from the coding sequence ATGAACCATATCACCCAAAAAGACTCAACCTGTGTAGGACTTCATAAGATCGCCGGGTGGCTAAAGCACCTATGTTCTCTTTCCTTCAAGAACGCAACCGTGCTTTTCGTCTTCTTGCTACTCAGTGATGCGTCTGCCGCCAGTCTGGCACAGGACGCCAGAACCCAGAACAAATCCCCGAAGGCGGTTCGAGCCTTCATTACGAACTTCGATGGGGATGGTGTTTCGGTGGTAGACCCTGAACACGGGCGTTTGATGGCCCATATCAAAACAGGTGCCAAACCGCACGGAGTGGTCATCGCGCCTGACGGCACGGCTGTTTTTGTTTCAAATGAAGGCGATGGTACGGTGTCATTCATCGATCCCACAAAGAACGAAGTGGTAGCGAACATTGAGGTGGGCCGAGGCCCTCATCAAATTGCCGTATCGGCCGACGGCCGCTACCTTTTCGTGGCGCTCAACCAAGCCGACGCTATAGCCGTCGTCGAGGTGGCTAAAAGAGAGGTGATCAAGGTGGTAGCGATCGGGCGCAAACCCCACATTGCCCTCCGCAGTCCTGACGGGAAGACGATCTATGTTACGAGCGAAGGCGACATGAAGCTCGTGGCACTCGACCCGGTAGTGTGGCAGGTCACCAGCGAGACTTCCCTCCTAGCGTTTCCTCGCGTGGTGGTCGTTGCCCCAAACGGGAAGAAGGTTTACCAGACTATCCGGTGGCTGAACGGGGCATTGATTATCGATCCTGCCAAGAATCAGGTGATAGACCGTATTGCCCTATGTGAGCCCAAGTTTGCGGTGGAAGGCAAAGATGCACATGGACTGGCCCTTACTCCAGATGGGACACAACTCTGGCTGTCTACCCAGACGACCAATGACGTGACCATCATGGATACGAACGACCACAAGATTCTTGGCCGTGTCTTGGTTGGTCGTGACCCCAACTGGATCGGGTTCACACCGAATGGGGATCTGGCAGTGGTGAGCAATTCGGGCTCGAATGACGTGACGGTCATAGATGTGGTGCAGCAGAAGGTGGTCGCGACAGTCAAAGTTGGCCCCTCTCCTAAGAGGCTTGCCGTGGGAGCCATATTCACAGGTGAAGGTCAGGAGTGA
- a CDS encoding MFS transporter, which yields MFLAACFGTGEAMFTSSAAALVADFCKEAHLGSAMGAFGTLFDVGHAAGPILAGLLIGLWGGQNFRASFGLIATLLLITALAFQLGVKSQAPPVTAHQL from the coding sequence ATGTTTTTGGCGGCTTGCTTCGGGACTGGAGAGGCCATGTTCACCTCGTCGGCTGCGGCGTTGGTCGCTGATTTCTGCAAAGAAGCCCACCTGGGATCCGCGATGGGCGCCTTCGGCACCCTCTTCGATGTGGGCCATGCTGCAGGACCGATTTTGGCAGGGCTGCTGATTGGGTTGTGGGGTGGCCAGAACTTTCGGGCTTCTTTTGGATTGATCGCGACCCTCTTGCTCATAACGGCTCTGGCATTCCAGCTTGGTGTCAAAAGCCAGGCGCCACCAGTGACCGCACACCAATTGTAA
- a CDS encoding chromate resistance protein, whose translation MTWLVLSYSLLSQLGSSTRVGLWRRLQRLGAVVLKNGLYVLPDREDCREAFQWLAQEVQEAKGDAIVMNVDRFESMSESELITLFHKACKEKYEQLDQQIAVLEKSLHPRSQRKNLPLISKKLMKLEQGYEDVTRLDFFDSPYGVHVASRLRHLKQSLSQESPAIKTVPVAALAAYRDRRWVTRPRPHIDRLACVWLIRRFINPTAVIRYATQPDPDEVRFDMRGAEFGHEGNRCTFETMLLRFGLSDPALQAIAEIVHEIDLRDGRYARPEVAGLDVILKGWLLEKLSDHELESHGVTLFQAMYAALSRKPRPADS comes from the coding sequence ATGACTTGGCTTGTCCTCTCGTATTCCCTGTTGTCCCAGTTGGGGTCTAGCACTCGGGTTGGGCTATGGCGCCGACTCCAGCGGCTGGGAGCCGTTGTTTTGAAAAATGGCCTCTATGTTCTGCCCGATCGCGAGGACTGCAGGGAGGCCTTTCAATGGCTTGCCCAGGAGGTTCAAGAGGCGAAGGGGGACGCCATCGTGATGAACGTCGACCGGTTTGAAAGCATGTCCGAGTCGGAGCTGATTACGCTGTTTCACAAAGCGTGCAAGGAGAAGTATGAACAGCTTGATCAGCAGATCGCCGTTCTGGAGAAAAGCCTTCACCCACGATCACAACGGAAGAACCTCCCTCTGATCAGCAAGAAGCTCATGAAACTTGAGCAAGGGTATGAGGACGTGACCCGGCTGGACTTTTTCGACTCCCCCTATGGGGTCCACGTGGCCTCGCGGCTGCGTCATCTGAAGCAAAGCTTATCCCAGGAGAGCCCCGCCATCAAAACGGTGCCCGTCGCTGCACTCGCAGCGTATCGAGATCGGCGATGGGTCACCAGGCCCCGCCCGCATATTGATCGCCTGGCCTGTGTGTGGTTGATCCGGCGATTCATCAATCCGACTGCTGTCATCCGCTATGCCACCCAGCCTGATCCCGATGAAGTGAGGTTTGATATGCGGGGAGCTGAATTCGGCCATGAAGGGAATCGTTGTACCTTTGAGACAATGCTGCTTCGGTTCGGCCTATCCGACCCAGCGCTACAAGCGATCGCTGAGATAGTCCATGAAATTGACCTGCGAGATGGCCGTTACGCACGACCAGAGGTTGCAGGCCTTGATGTCATTCTCAAGGGATGGCTCCTTGAGAAGCTTTCGGATCACGAACTGGAGTCACATGGCGTAACCCTCTTTCAAGCGATGTATGCGGCGCTTTCACGCAAGCCGAGGCCAGCTGACAGCTAA
- a CDS encoding DUF1080 domain-containing protein, which yields MRSDWWRFLIMGLVMLLISCSAPNVTTAQPRSGTPSTTEGSMSSHEITLTFDSFETGRVPPGFSTALTGGGPVSWVIQEDPTAPSGGNVLAQTSADQTDYRFPVCVYDKFTAKDVEVSVKFKAVSGTVDQAAGLVARFKDKDNYYVVRANALEDNVRLYKVVGGSRKQLAGANVNVPHGEWHSLTLAIKGRHMEVRFDGTLLLKADDRTFEEAGKVGLWTKADSVSYFDDLRVRPLQ from the coding sequence ATGCGCAGTGACTGGTGGCGTTTCCTCATCATGGGACTCGTGATGCTGCTGATATCCTGCAGCGCTCCCAATGTCACCACGGCCCAACCAAGGAGCGGCACCCCGTCCACGACAGAGGGATCGATGTCTTCCCATGAGATCACTCTCACATTCGACAGCTTCGAGACAGGGAGGGTCCCTCCCGGCTTTTCGACTGCCCTGACTGGTGGTGGCCCGGTCTCCTGGGTGATCCAGGAAGACCCCACGGCACCCAGTGGAGGCAACGTGCTTGCCCAAACAAGCGCCGACCAGACCGACTACCGCTTTCCCGTCTGCGTCTACGACAAGTTCACGGCCAAGGATGTCGAGGTCTCCGTGAAGTTTAAGGCCGTCTCAGGGACGGTGGACCAAGCAGCCGGTCTCGTGGCGCGGTTCAAGGACAAAGACAACTACTATGTGGTCCGTGCGAATGCCCTTGAGGACAACGTCAGGCTCTACAAGGTCGTAGGTGGCAGTCGTAAGCAACTCGCGGGGGCCAATGTAAACGTGCCGCATGGCGAATGGCACAGCCTCACGCTCGCGATCAAGGGTAGGCACATGGAAGTGCGTTTCGACGGCACGCTCCTGTTGAAGGCCGATGACCGGACCTTCGAAGAAGCAGGCAAGGTGGGACTGTGGACCAAGGCCGACTCGGTGTCGTATTTCGATGATCTCCGGGTGAGACCTTTACAGTAA
- a CDS encoding extracellular solute-binding protein, whose product MQRILVGVLLGLLASGLLSCSRGGAQEVVVYTSVDQVFSEPIFRAFERETGIAVRAVFDTEETKSTGVLNRLIAEARSPRTDVFWSGDPVRPFVLINHGLVEAYISPSATAIPPSFKAADGTWTGFAARARVLLVNKHRAPSQDTPRSIEDLANPRWKGQAAMANPLFGTTTMHVAALFATWGQARTERFLEQVKANKVRIASSNGEVKRLVIAGEAAFGLVDSDDATDALNAGAAVEVVYPDQDTLGTLVMPTAVVLIRGGPHPQNGRKLIDYLLSPDIEARMAGTAGHMPLRSAVPTPVHVRPVSALRMMPADYSRVTSEIERIQPWLRNWVGL is encoded by the coding sequence ATGCAACGGATTCTCGTCGGGGTCCTCTTGGGATTACTGGCATCAGGCCTTCTCAGCTGCAGCCGAGGAGGAGCCCAAGAAGTTGTCGTCTACACGTCCGTGGACCAGGTGTTTTCCGAACCGATCTTCCGCGCGTTCGAGCGTGAGACCGGAATTGCCGTCCGCGCGGTATTCGATACCGAGGAGACGAAAAGCACCGGAGTCCTCAACCGCCTCATCGCGGAAGCGCGGAGTCCCCGCACAGATGTCTTCTGGTCCGGGGATCCAGTTCGCCCATTTGTCCTCATCAACCATGGCCTCGTCGAGGCGTATATTTCTCCAAGCGCCACCGCGATCCCACCTTCCTTTAAGGCCGCCGATGGCACATGGACCGGTTTCGCTGCCCGAGCGCGGGTGCTACTCGTGAATAAACATCGGGCCCCTTCGCAGGACACCCCCCGGTCCATCGAGGACCTCGCGAATCCTCGGTGGAAAGGGCAAGCCGCCATGGCCAATCCGCTCTTTGGCACCACAACCATGCATGTCGCTGCACTCTTCGCTACCTGGGGACAAGCGCGGACAGAAAGATTTTTGGAGCAGGTGAAGGCGAACAAGGTACGGATTGCCAGCTCGAATGGAGAGGTCAAAAGGCTCGTCATTGCCGGCGAAGCGGCCTTCGGGCTTGTTGATAGCGATGATGCAACAGATGCGCTGAACGCAGGAGCGGCTGTGGAGGTGGTCTACCCCGACCAAGACACGCTCGGCACCCTCGTCATGCCGACCGCCGTCGTGCTGATCCGTGGAGGACCGCACCCGCAAAACGGACGGAAACTGATCGATTACCTGCTCAGTCCTGATATCGAAGCGCGCATGGCAGGGACCGCCGGCCACATGCCTTTGCGCAGCGCTGTGCCGACCCCGGTGCACGTTCGCCCAGTGAGTGCTCTGCGCATGATGCCTGCGGACTACTCCCGGGTGACCTCGGAGATCGAGCGCATCCAGCCATGGCTCCGGAATTGGGTCGGCCTGTGA
- a CDS encoding iron ABC transporter permease encodes MGVVLCLVALVPFLFLAGELVVGGPKVMSQSLAIVTSFRLQKLFLDSFGLALAVTVLSLLVGVPMGVLLSKTDVAGRSLALLLHAFPIFVPPFLLALGWFYVFGHHGFLGNERTGAALFSPLGVVAVLSLNFAPIVTLFVVIGLQGIDQTLEEAARLVAPPWRVLTRILLPLTWPTVATATLVVFALAFSELAVPMFLRVPNYPAAILARLGGMQYDPGEAFALVLPLLGLSLILLFIERRFLGERSFEVFGLRSTEAWTRPLRSWRPVMSLVCWLLVLFSITPLVALAIRASDGGFPAVSQWIGSSPGYSVLFGSISATVIVMIGLVAGRAVARKTPGSRYYDAVAVLAFVAPASVLGVGLIAVWSRPATQFVYGSIVIVCLGLIARYGVIGIRTLAATIAQSSPHLEESAAAFGAHFFRRLTRILLPMHWRGVVAAWLLALVFCLRDLDTVILFYPPGMETLTIRIFTLEANGPEAVVAALAVLHILLTAGVLGAGAALLLRGRPR; translated from the coding sequence GTGGGTGTTGTGCTTTGCCTCGTGGCGCTGGTGCCATTCCTCTTCCTTGCCGGCGAACTGGTGGTCGGCGGCCCGAAGGTAATGTCCCAGAGCCTTGCGATAGTCACCTCGTTTCGCCTTCAGAAACTCTTTCTGGACTCTTTCGGTCTCGCCCTTGCGGTGACCGTCCTTTCCCTCCTGGTCGGCGTGCCCATGGGAGTGCTTCTCAGTAAGACGGATGTTGCCGGCCGATCATTGGCTCTGCTCCTCCATGCCTTCCCCATCTTCGTCCCCCCGTTTCTGCTTGCCCTTGGCTGGTTCTACGTGTTTGGTCACCACGGGTTCCTCGGAAACGAAAGGACCGGAGCTGCCCTGTTTAGCCCGCTCGGAGTCGTGGCCGTGCTTTCTCTGAATTTTGCCCCCATTGTCACCCTGTTTGTCGTGATTGGCCTACAAGGCATTGATCAGACCTTGGAAGAAGCGGCCCGTCTGGTCGCTCCGCCGTGGCGGGTGCTGACCCGTATCCTGCTGCCACTCACCTGGCCGACCGTGGCGACCGCAACCCTCGTCGTGTTTGCGCTCGCCTTCAGCGAATTGGCGGTACCCATGTTTTTGCGCGTACCGAATTATCCGGCGGCAATTTTGGCGCGCCTCGGTGGCATGCAATATGATCCCGGCGAAGCGTTTGCGCTCGTGTTGCCTCTGCTGGGGCTTTCGCTGATTCTCTTATTCATCGAGCGCCGGTTCCTGGGCGAGCGGTCGTTTGAAGTGTTTGGCCTCCGTTCCACAGAAGCATGGACGAGGCCGCTCAGATCCTGGCGGCCCGTCATGAGCCTCGTCTGCTGGTTACTCGTACTCTTCAGCATCACGCCCCTTGTGGCCCTAGCGATTCGTGCGAGCGACGGTGGCTTTCCTGCGGTCTCCCAGTGGATCGGGTCTAGCCCAGGGTACAGCGTACTATTCGGGAGCATCTCCGCGACGGTGATTGTGATGATCGGACTCGTGGCAGGTCGCGCGGTCGCACGGAAGACACCTGGCTCCCGCTATTACGATGCCGTTGCCGTCCTGGCGTTCGTCGCACCCGCGTCCGTACTCGGTGTGGGCCTCATCGCTGTGTGGAGTCGTCCAGCGACCCAGTTCGTATATGGAAGTATAGTCATCGTATGCCTTGGTCTTATCGCCCGGTATGGAGTCATCGGCATCCGCACCCTCGCTGCGACGATTGCCCAGAGTTCGCCTCATTTAGAAGAGTCGGCGGCCGCCTTCGGTGCACACTTCTTTCGACGGCTGACCCGGATCTTGCTGCCGATGCATTGGCGAGGCGTCGTCGCGGCATGGTTGCTTGCCCTGGTGTTCTGCTTGCGCGATCTTGACACGGTCATCCTGTTCTATCCACCCGGAATGGAAACCCTGACGATCCGTATCTTTACGCTGGAGGCGAATGGCCCGGAGGCTGTGGTCGCCGCACTCGCCGTGCTCCACATTCTCCTCACAGCGGGCGTGCTCGGCGCAGGGGCCGCCCTCCTTCTCCGAGGAAGACCGCGGTGA
- a CDS encoding ABC transporter ATP-binding protein: protein MSALIELEDIWLCYGGHSVLSGLSLSVPERDILALLGPSGCGKSSVLRLILGLTAPDRGVVRLRGETVSENGRIMRLPEERGLAVVFQDLALWPHLTVGGNLNFVLGSKKLPSEEKDLRITNALRRVSLGGMEHRYPTALSGGERQRVAIARALVLDPDAILLDEPASNLDVVLKRDLLRMFRQILKEREGTALYVTHDPREAASLGDRIAIMEKGQIVQVGELCQLRALPANDFVRAFVEDI from the coding sequence GTGAGCGCACTGATTGAGCTTGAAGACATTTGGTTGTGCTACGGAGGCCACTCGGTGCTTTCCGGCCTGAGCCTCTCTGTCCCTGAAAGGGACATACTGGCCCTGCTGGGCCCCTCCGGGTGCGGGAAATCCAGCGTGCTGAGGCTGATCCTCGGTTTGACAGCGCCGGATCGCGGTGTGGTCCGTCTCCGGGGAGAGACCGTGAGTGAAAACGGACGCATCATGCGTCTGCCGGAGGAACGCGGTCTCGCTGTGGTGTTTCAAGACCTGGCTCTCTGGCCTCATCTCACGGTGGGCGGTAATCTCAACTTCGTGCTCGGCTCGAAAAAGCTCCCGAGTGAAGAGAAAGATCTGCGGATCACAAATGCACTCCGGCGCGTAAGTCTCGGTGGTATGGAACACCGGTACCCAACGGCGCTTTCGGGCGGCGAGCGGCAGCGTGTCGCGATCGCGCGAGCCCTGGTCCTGGATCCGGACGCGATTCTCCTTGACGAGCCCGCATCCAATCTTGACGTGGTTCTCAAGCGTGACCTCCTCAGGATGTTCCGACAAATCCTCAAGGAGCGGGAGGGGACGGCGCTATACGTGACGCATGACCCACGGGAAGCAGCCAGCCTCGGCGATCGTATCGCGATCATGGAGAAAGGGCAGATTGTTCAAGTAGGTGAGCTGTGTCAGCTACGCGCTCTTCCCGCAAACGATTTTGTCCGGGCTTTCGTGGAGGACATCTAG